Proteins encoded by one window of Heliangelus exortis chromosome 5, bHelExo1.hap1, whole genome shotgun sequence:
- the PTPMT1 gene encoding phosphatidylglycerophosphatase and protein-tyrosine phosphatase 1 — protein sequence MGLAAALSAGAARLLFYPTLLYTAAWAQLPGSSRPWFHRIDEAVLLGALPLRGRSRRLVAEENVRAVVTLNEEYETRFLCFSAQEWEAMGVEQLRLSTVDLTGVPTLENLLKGVEFILKHRACGNSVYVHCKAGRSRSATVVAAYLIQLHQWSPQEAIEAIAKIRPHILIRHKQVQVLETFYRNMMAGTTA from the exons ATGGGTCTGGCGGCAGCGCTGAGCGCCGGGGCGGCCCGGCTGCTCTTCTACCCGACGCTGCTGTACACGGCGGCGTGGGCGCAGCTGCCCGGGTCCAGCCGGCCCTGGTTCCACCGCATCGACGAAGCCGTGCTGCTGGGGGCCCTTCCCCTGAGGGGACGCAGCCGCAGG CTGGTGGCGGAGGAGAACGTGCGCGCCGTGGTCACCCTCAACGAGGAGTACGAGACCCGCTTCCTCTGTTTCTCCGCCCAG GAATGGGAGGCAATGGGCGTGGAGCAACTGCGTCTCAGCACTGTGGATCTAACTGGAGTTCCCACCCTGGAAAATCTCCTCAAGGGTGTTGAATTTATTCTGAAACACCGAGCCTGTGGTAACAGCGTGTACGTGCACTGCAAGGCAGGACGTTCCCGCAGTGCCACCGTGGTGGCAGCATATTTAATTCAA CTGCATCAGTGGAGCCCTCAAGAAGCAATAGAGGCCATTGCCAAGATCCGTCCCCACATCCTCATTCGGCACAAGCAAGTCCAGGTCCTGGAGACATTTTACAGGAACATGATGGCTGGAACAACTGCATAG
- the KBTBD4 gene encoding kelch repeat and BTB domain-containing protein 4 isoform X1 gives MGKGTDRDRNRKAMPTPPPRLPPGGGSLREASRGRFRPEVLHHLVSGERKPYNHCDFTDCWRSDLCSTMDSSEETGGSSAEENYFVNYTFTDRSHSGRVAQGIMKLCLEDELFADVTISVEGKEFQLHRLVLSAQSCFFRSMFTSNLKEAHNRVIELQDVSESVFQLLVDYIYHGTVKLRAEELQETYEVADMYQLTALFEECSRFLARTVQVRNCLQVMWLADQHSDVELYTAAKHCAKSHLSQLQGTEEFLHLPVRLLTDILTDGVPCSQNPTVAIETWINFNKEERAGFSETLRSSLKVIGENVHIYLIGKESSRTHSLAVSLHCADDSISVSGQNSLCHQITAACKHGSDLYVVGGSIPRRMWKCNNATIDWEWCAPLPRDRLQHTLVSVPSKDAIYSLGGKTLQDTLSNAVIYYRVRDNVWTETSQLEVAVSGAAGVNLNGVIYLLGGEENDLDFFTKPSRLIQCYDTNTEKCHVKPYVLPFAGRMHAAVHKDVVFIVAEGDSLLCYNPLLDSFTRLCLPDAWSSVPSLWKIASCNGSIYVFRDRYKKGDANTFKLNPATSVVTITSGIKVLLTNLQFVLA, from the exons cCTGAAGTACTGCATCATCTTGTTAGTGGAGAGAGAAAGCCATATAATCATTGTGATTTTACAGATTGCTGGAGGTCTGATCTGTGCAGCACCATGGACTCATCAGAAGAGACCGGAGGCTcctctgcagaagaaaactACTTTGTGAACTACACCTTCACCGACCGCTCCCACTCGGGCCGTGTGGCCCAGGGCATCATGAAATTGTGCTTGGAGGATGAGCTCTTTGCTGATGTTACAATATCAGTGGAAGGCAAAGAATTCCAGCTGCACCGTTTGGTCCTCTCAGctcagagctgtttttttcGTTCCATGTTCACTTCCAACCTAAAGGAGGCCCACAACCGGGTCATTGAGCTGCAGGACGTTAGTGAGAGTGTCTTTCAGCTCCTTGTGGACTACATCTACCACGGGACTGtaaagctgagagcagaggagtTGCAGGAAACTTATGAAGTGGCAGACATGTACCAGCTGACTGCCCTTTTTGAAGAGTGCTCCCGTTTTCTGGCCCGGACGGTGCAGGTTAGGAACTGTCTGCAGGTGATGTGGTTGGCAGATCAACACAGTGATGTGGAGCTCTACACAGCTGCCAAGCACTGTGCAAAGTCACATTTGTCTCAGCTGCAAGGCACAGAGGAGTTCCTACACCTGCCTGTCCGCCTGCTGACAGACATCCTGACAG ATGGCGTTCCCTGTTCTCAGAATCCAACAGTTGCCATAGAAACCTGGATCAACTTCAACAAGGAGGAGCGAGCGGGCTTTTCAGAGACCCTGCGATCGAGTCTGAAG gTGATCGGAGAAAACGTTCACATCTACCTGATTGGGAAGGAGTCGTCACGTACACACTCGCTTGCCGTCTCCCTGCACTGCGCTGACGACTCCATCAGCGTCAGTGGCCAGAACAGTCTGTGCCACCAGATCACTGCAGCCTGCAAGCACGGCAGTGACCTCTACGTTGTCGGGGGCTCCATCCCCCGGCGCATGTGGAAATGCAACAACGCAACCATAGACTGGGAATGGTGTGCCCCCCTGCCCCGCGACCGGCTCCAGCACACCCTGGTCTCCGTGCCCAGCAAGGATGCAATATATTCCCTGGGAGGAAAAACTCTGCAGGACACCCTCTCTAATGCTGTCATATACTACAGGGTACGAGATAACGTCTGGACGGAGACCAGTCAGTTGGAAGTGGCGGTGTCTGGAGCTGCGGGTGTAAACCTAAACGGTGTCATTTAcctgctggggggggaggaaaacGATTTGGACTTCTTCACCAAGCCCTCCCGGCTGATCCAGTGCTACGACACCAACACAGAGAAGTGCCACGTGAAGCCCTACGTTCTGCCCTTTGCCGGGAGGATGCACGCCGCCGTACACAAGGATGTGGTGTTCATTGTGGCCGAGGGGGACTCCCTGCTCTGCTACAACCCCCTGCTGGACAGCTTCACCCGGCTGTGCCTGCCAGATGCCTGGAGCTCAGTTCCATCCCTCTGGAAGATTGCCAGCTGCAACGGCAGCATCTATGTCTTCCGTGACCGCTACAAAAAGGGCGATGCGAATACTTTTAAACTTAACCCGGCCACCTCCGTTGTGACAATCACAAGTGGCATCAAAGTGCTGCTCACCAACCTGCAGTTTGTCCTGGCCTGA
- the KBTBD4 gene encoding kelch repeat and BTB domain-containing protein 4 isoform X2: MDSSEETGGSSAEENYFVNYTFTDRSHSGRVAQGIMKLCLEDELFADVTISVEGKEFQLHRLVLSAQSCFFRSMFTSNLKEAHNRVIELQDVSESVFQLLVDYIYHGTVKLRAEELQETYEVADMYQLTALFEECSRFLARTVQVRNCLQVMWLADQHSDVELYTAAKHCAKSHLSQLQGTEEFLHLPVRLLTDILTDGVPCSQNPTVAIETWINFNKEERAGFSETLRSSLKVIGENVHIYLIGKESSRTHSLAVSLHCADDSISVSGQNSLCHQITAACKHGSDLYVVGGSIPRRMWKCNNATIDWEWCAPLPRDRLQHTLVSVPSKDAIYSLGGKTLQDTLSNAVIYYRVRDNVWTETSQLEVAVSGAAGVNLNGVIYLLGGEENDLDFFTKPSRLIQCYDTNTEKCHVKPYVLPFAGRMHAAVHKDVVFIVAEGDSLLCYNPLLDSFTRLCLPDAWSSVPSLWKIASCNGSIYVFRDRYKKGDANTFKLNPATSVVTITSGIKVLLTNLQFVLA, translated from the exons ATGGACTCATCAGAAGAGACCGGAGGCTcctctgcagaagaaaactACTTTGTGAACTACACCTTCACCGACCGCTCCCACTCGGGCCGTGTGGCCCAGGGCATCATGAAATTGTGCTTGGAGGATGAGCTCTTTGCTGATGTTACAATATCAGTGGAAGGCAAAGAATTCCAGCTGCACCGTTTGGTCCTCTCAGctcagagctgtttttttcGTTCCATGTTCACTTCCAACCTAAAGGAGGCCCACAACCGGGTCATTGAGCTGCAGGACGTTAGTGAGAGTGTCTTTCAGCTCCTTGTGGACTACATCTACCACGGGACTGtaaagctgagagcagaggagtTGCAGGAAACTTATGAAGTGGCAGACATGTACCAGCTGACTGCCCTTTTTGAAGAGTGCTCCCGTTTTCTGGCCCGGACGGTGCAGGTTAGGAACTGTCTGCAGGTGATGTGGTTGGCAGATCAACACAGTGATGTGGAGCTCTACACAGCTGCCAAGCACTGTGCAAAGTCACATTTGTCTCAGCTGCAAGGCACAGAGGAGTTCCTACACCTGCCTGTCCGCCTGCTGACAGACATCCTGACAG ATGGCGTTCCCTGTTCTCAGAATCCAACAGTTGCCATAGAAACCTGGATCAACTTCAACAAGGAGGAGCGAGCGGGCTTTTCAGAGACCCTGCGATCGAGTCTGAAG gTGATCGGAGAAAACGTTCACATCTACCTGATTGGGAAGGAGTCGTCACGTACACACTCGCTTGCCGTCTCCCTGCACTGCGCTGACGACTCCATCAGCGTCAGTGGCCAGAACAGTCTGTGCCACCAGATCACTGCAGCCTGCAAGCACGGCAGTGACCTCTACGTTGTCGGGGGCTCCATCCCCCGGCGCATGTGGAAATGCAACAACGCAACCATAGACTGGGAATGGTGTGCCCCCCTGCCCCGCGACCGGCTCCAGCACACCCTGGTCTCCGTGCCCAGCAAGGATGCAATATATTCCCTGGGAGGAAAAACTCTGCAGGACACCCTCTCTAATGCTGTCATATACTACAGGGTACGAGATAACGTCTGGACGGAGACCAGTCAGTTGGAAGTGGCGGTGTCTGGAGCTGCGGGTGTAAACCTAAACGGTGTCATTTAcctgctggggggggaggaaaacGATTTGGACTTCTTCACCAAGCCCTCCCGGCTGATCCAGTGCTACGACACCAACACAGAGAAGTGCCACGTGAAGCCCTACGTTCTGCCCTTTGCCGGGAGGATGCACGCCGCCGTACACAAGGATGTGGTGTTCATTGTGGCCGAGGGGGACTCCCTGCTCTGCTACAACCCCCTGCTGGACAGCTTCACCCGGCTGTGCCTGCCAGATGCCTGGAGCTCAGTTCCATCCCTCTGGAAGATTGCCAGCTGCAACGGCAGCATCTATGTCTTCCGTGACCGCTACAAAAAGGGCGATGCGAATACTTTTAAACTTAACCCGGCCACCTCCGTTGTGACAATCACAAGTGGCATCAAAGTGCTGCTCACCAACCTGCAGTTTGTCCTGGCCTGA